From a region of the Pukyongiella litopenaei genome:
- a CDS encoding phosphomannomutase/phosphoglucomutase: MTRPLPEVHQNTWEFLRDPMIAPTGFREYDARWKYPDDINLPGMTALGLGLGTQIRARGIEPVIAVGNDYRDYSLAIKQALILGLIEAGIRVKDIGPALSPMAYFAQFHLDVPAVAMVTASHNPNGWTGVKMGFERPLTHGPDEMAELRDIVLQGRGRPHPGGGYEFVPGLREAYLDDLAGDFRMTRPLKVVCATGNGTAGAFAPELLERIGVTVVPSHNRLDYGFPNYNPNPEAMEMLHDMAASVKASGADLALGFDGDGDRCGVVDDEGEEIFADKVGVIMARDLGRLYPGSTFVADVKSTGLFASDPALKENGIKADYWKTGHSYMKRRVKEIGALAGFEKSGHYFLAEPIGRGYDCGMRVAVEICKLMDRNPGQSMSDLRRALPRTWSTPTMSPHCADTEKYAVLDRIVDRLSAMATDGGTLAGRPIAQVITVNGARVILDNGAWGLVRASSNTPNLVVVCESPESETEMRAIFADLDAVIRTEPAVGDYDQTI, from the coding sequence ATGACCAGACCCTTGCCCGAGGTGCATCAGAACACCTGGGAATTCCTGCGCGACCCGATGATCGCGCCCACCGGTTTCCGCGAATACGATGCCCGCTGGAAATACCCCGACGACATCAACTTGCCCGGCATGACCGCGCTGGGGCTGGGCCTGGGCACCCAGATCCGCGCCCGCGGGATCGAGCCGGTGATCGCGGTCGGCAACGACTATCGCGACTATTCGCTGGCGATCAAACAGGCGCTGATCCTCGGGCTGATCGAGGCCGGCATCCGCGTCAAGGACATCGGACCGGCACTGTCTCCGATGGCCTATTTCGCCCAGTTCCATCTCGACGTGCCTGCTGTGGCGATGGTCACCGCCAGCCACAACCCCAATGGCTGGACCGGGGTGAAGATGGGGTTCGAACGCCCGCTGACCCATGGCCCGGACGAAATGGCCGAACTGCGCGACATCGTCCTGCAGGGCCGGGGCCGGCCCCATCCCGGCGGCGGCTACGAATTCGTCCCCGGCCTGCGCGAGGCCTACCTGGACGATCTCGCCGGCGATTTCCGCATGACCCGCCCGCTCAAGGTAGTCTGCGCCACCGGCAACGGCACCGCGGGCGCCTTTGCTCCCGAGCTGCTCGAACGGATCGGGGTAACGGTGGTGCCGTCGCATAACCGGCTCGATTACGGGTTTCCGAACTACAACCCGAACCCCGAAGCGATGGAAATGCTGCATGACATGGCCGCCAGCGTCAAAGCCAGCGGCGCCGACCTGGCGCTGGGCTTCGACGGCGATGGCGACCGTTGCGGCGTCGTGGACGATGAGGGCGAAGAGATTTTTGCCGACAAGGTCGGCGTGATCATGGCCCGCGATCTGGGTCGGCTCTATCCGGGGTCGACTTTCGTGGCCGATGTGAAATCCACCGGGCTGTTCGCATCGGACCCGGCGCTGAAGGAAAACGGCATCAAGGCGGATTACTGGAAAACCGGCCACAGCTACATGAAGCGCCGGGTCAAGGAAATCGGCGCGCTGGCCGGGTTCGAGAAATCGGGCCACTACTTCCTCGCTGAGCCGATCGGGCGTGGCTATGATTGCGGGATGCGGGTCGCGGTCGAAATCTGCAAGCTGATGGACCGCAACCCCGGCCAGTCCATGTCCGACCTGCGCCGCGCCCTGCCGCGCACCTGGTCGACCCCCACCATGTCGCCCCATTGCGCCGATACCGAGAAATACGCCGTCCTCGACAGGATCGTGGACAGGCTGTCGGCGATGGCCACGGATGGCGGCACGCTGGCCGGCCGGCCGATCGCGCAGGTGATCACCGTGAACGGCGCCCGCGTCATCCTCGACAATGGCGCATGGGGCCTGGTGCGCGCCTCCTCCAACACCCCGAACCTGGTGGTGGTCTGCGAAAGCCCCGAAAGCGAGACAGAGATGCGCGCCATCTTTGCCGATCTCGACGCGGTGATCCGGACCGAACCCGCGGTGGGCGACTACGACCAGACGATCTGA
- the kdsA gene encoding 3-deoxy-8-phosphooctulonate synthase — protein MKHVSVAGLTIGNDRPLTVIAGPCQLETADHAQMIAGRLKEACDAAGAQYVFKGSFDKANRTSIDAAPALGLEKGLAVLKSVKEAIGVPVTTDVHEKEQCASVAEICDILQIPAFLCRQTALLKAAGSTGAAVNVKKGQFLAPWDMQNVAAKIESTNNHNIMLTERGVSFGYNRLVVDMQSLPEMGRTGYPVIMDATHTVAQPGGLGGASGGQREFAPVMARSAVAVGVAGVFMETHQDPDNAPCDGPNMIYLDQMPGLIDTLMRFDGLAKANPIEI, from the coding sequence ATGAAACATGTTTCCGTCGCCGGCCTGACCATCGGCAATGACCGCCCGCTGACCGTGATCGCCGGTCCGTGCCAACTCGAAACGGCGGACCACGCCCAGATGATCGCCGGACGGCTGAAGGAAGCCTGTGACGCCGCCGGCGCGCAATATGTGTTCAAAGGGTCCTTCGACAAGGCGAACAGGACATCGATCGACGCCGCCCCGGCCCTGGGCCTGGAAAAGGGCCTGGCGGTCCTGAAATCGGTGAAGGAAGCGATCGGCGTGCCGGTCACGACGGATGTTCACGAAAAGGAACAATGTGCCAGCGTGGCCGAAATCTGCGACATCCTGCAGATCCCGGCCTTTCTGTGCCGCCAGACCGCGCTGCTGAAAGCCGCCGGATCGACCGGCGCCGCGGTCAATGTCAAGAAAGGGCAGTTTCTGGCCCCCTGGGACATGCAGAATGTCGCCGCCAAGATCGAAAGCACGAACAATCACAATATCATGCTGACCGAACGCGGCGTCAGCTTTGGCTACAACCGCCTCGTGGTCGACATGCAGTCACTGCCCGAAATGGGGCGCACCGGGTATCCGGTGATCATGGACGCCACCCATACCGTGGCCCAACCGGGCGGTCTGGGCGGTGCATCGGGCGGGCAGCGGGAATTCGCGCCGGTCATGGCCCGTTCGGCCGTGGCGGTCGGCGTTGCCGGCGTATTCATGGAGACCCACCAGGATCCCGACAACGCCCCCTGTGACGGTCCCAACATGATCTATCTCGACCAGATGCCCGGTTTGATTGACACATTGATGCGTTTTGATGGCCTTGCTAAGGCAAACCCGATTGAAATCTGA
- a CDS encoding capsule biosynthesis protein, whose product MTTRPKASKFRIRRTSASQADAPNPAGTGEAADGDGGDAAAENPVDAELEAIRAEGLTGRQLRMALRVAEKHGLEPADEHDAVRLLRQKNIDPFKRSNMLELVVPRGGADPQTGAPDAFETMAGQPGRKPEGDSGDHVHLPQKFEPRRTELPSTELSPAARREKEITGIQRDIVRRRRRRLALLLARLSFFVFLPALVAGWYFYRVATPMYASNSGFLILQADNAGGSGLGGLLSGTQFATSQDSIAVQSYLESRDAMLRLDRDMGFKAHFEQDRIDPIQRLDTDASNEDAYRIYRKNVKIGYDPTEGVIRMEVIAADPELAAEFSRRLITYAEERVNNLSQQKRGDQMRDAMEGFEQAQVARRDAQEALVELQQQGAVLDPEGVIASLRSQINNVELQLQEKQLQLAALLDNARPNQAKVDGARGDVGRLENLLNDLNMRMTDASAGENSLAQLSVRIQMAQADLAARDMMLQSALQQLEQTRMEANRQVRYLTTSVEPVAADAASYPRKFENTLLAFLVFAGIYLLLSLTASILREQVSS is encoded by the coding sequence ATGACTACCAGACCCAAGGCTAGCAAGTTCCGCATCCGCCGCACCAGCGCGAGCCAGGCCGACGCCCCCAACCCCGCCGGCACCGGCGAGGCCGCGGATGGCGACGGCGGGGACGCGGCGGCGGAAAACCCCGTCGACGCCGAACTCGAGGCGATCCGCGCCGAGGGCCTGACCGGCCGCCAGTTGCGCATGGCCCTGCGGGTGGCCGAGAAACACGGCCTGGAACCGGCCGACGAACATGACGCGGTGCGCCTGCTGCGGCAAAAGAACATCGACCCGTTCAAACGCTCGAACATGCTGGAACTGGTCGTGCCGCGCGGCGGCGCCGATCCACAGACCGGCGCGCCGGACGCGTTCGAAACCATGGCAGGCCAGCCGGGACGGAAACCAGAGGGCGACAGCGGGGATCATGTGCATCTGCCGCAGAAATTCGAACCGCGCCGGACCGAACTGCCTTCGACCGAACTCAGCCCCGCGGCAAGGCGCGAGAAGGAAATCACCGGGATCCAGCGCGATATCGTGCGCCGGCGCCGCCGCCGGCTGGCGCTGCTGCTGGCGCGGCTGAGCTTTTTCGTGTTCCTGCCCGCTTTGGTGGCCGGGTGGTATTTCTACCGGGTGGCGACGCCGATGTATGCATCAAACTCCGGCTTCCTGATCCTGCAGGCGGACAATGCCGGCGGCAGCGGTCTGGGCGGGTTGCTGTCGGGCACGCAATTTGCCACCAGCCAGGATTCGATCGCGGTGCAGTCCTATCTGGAATCCCGCGATGCGATGCTGCGGCTGGATCGCGACATGGGCTTCAAGGCGCATTTCGAACAGGACCGGATCGACCCGATCCAGCGGCTCGACACCGACGCCTCCAACGAAGACGCATACCGGATCTACCGCAAGAACGTGAAGATCGGCTACGATCCGACCGAAGGCGTGATCCGCATGGAGGTGATCGCCGCCGATCCGGAACTGGCCGCCGAGTTTTCGCGGCGCCTGATCACCTATGCCGAGGAACGGGTCAACAACCTGTCGCAGCAGAAACGCGGCGACCAGATGCGGGACGCGATGGAAGGGTTCGAACAAGCCCAGGTCGCCCGGCGCGACGCGCAGGAAGCCCTGGTGGAACTGCAACAGCAGGGCGCCGTTCTCGATCCCGAAGGGGTGATCGCGAGCCTGCGCAGCCAGATCAACAATGTCGAGCTTCAACTGCAGGAAAAGCAGCTGCAACTGGCCGCCCTGCTGGACAACGCCCGCCCCAACCAGGCCAAGGTCGACGGCGCACGCGGCGATGTCGGACGGCTCGAAAACCTGCTGAACGATCTCAACATGCGCATGACCGATGCCAGCGCGGGCGAAAATTCACTGGCGCAGCTGTCGGTCCGCATCCAGATGGCGCAGGCCGACCTCGCCGCCCGCGACATGATGCTGCAATCGGCGCTCCAGCAGCTCGAACAGACCCGGATGGAGGCCAACCGCCAGGTCCGCTACCTGACCACCTCGGTCGAACCCGTCGCGGCGGACGCGGCCAGCTATCCCCGGAAGTTCGAAAATACGCTTTTGGCATTCCTGGTCTTTGCGGGTATCTATCTGTTGCTGTCGCTGACCGCCTCCATCCTCCGAGAACAGGTATCGTCCTAA
- a CDS encoding ABC transporter ATP-binding protein, which produces MIEFENVSKSFWTGTRRKVILHEASFRVELGRSLGILAPNGTGKTTLINMMAGLEKPDEGEIRRSCNVSFPLGFMGGVVGKVSAMENSRYIAKLYGLDPDYVEAYCRWLCDLGEYFDQPLATYSSGMRARFSCALMLALEFDIYLIDEGMPGTTDVEFNRKAGAILQERLRNTTIVIVSHQAQTLEKFASSAAVLKDGRLHMFDTLEEARQLYDYQTQG; this is translated from the coding sequence ATGATCGAGTTCGAGAATGTCAGCAAATCCTTCTGGACAGGCACCCGCCGCAAGGTGATCCTGCACGAAGCGTCGTTCCGGGTCGAACTCGGCCGGTCGCTGGGCATTCTCGCGCCCAACGGCACCGGCAAGACAACGCTGATCAACATGATGGCGGGACTTGAGAAACCCGACGAGGGCGAAATCAGGCGCAGTTGCAACGTGTCCTTCCCGCTGGGTTTCATGGGCGGCGTGGTCGGCAAGGTGTCGGCGATGGAAAACAGCCGCTATATCGCCAAGCTCTACGGGCTCGATCCCGATTACGTCGAGGCTTATTGCCGGTGGCTCTGCGATCTGGGCGAATATTTCGACCAGCCGTTGGCCACCTATTCGTCGGGTATGCGGGCGCGGTTCTCCTGCGCGCTGATGCTGGCGCTTGAATTCGACATCTACCTGATCGACGAAGGCATGCCCGGCACCACGGATGTGGAATTCAACCGCAAGGCCGGGGCGATCCTGCAGGAACGGCTGCGCAACACGACCATCGTGATCGTCTCGCACCAGGCGCAGACGCTGGAAAAATTCGCAAGTTCGGCCGCCGTGCTCAAGGACGGGCGGCTGCATATGTTCGACACCTTGGAAGAGGCAAGGCAACTCTATGACTACCAGACCCAAGGCTAG
- a CDS encoding uracil-DNA glycosylase family protein translates to MARAGRPENVTPAHGAGGEPALADRIRACRICSDRFAATATAHAPRPVVWFRPGARLLIAGQAPGARVHASGRPFTDPSGDRLRDWLGIGEDVFYDLSRVAVVPMAFCFPGYDDRKADLPPPPVCARTWHGQVMAELGEAPLVVLVGGHAHRWHLGTRAGVTETVAGWRAHAPWVFPLPHPSWRNTAWLKRNPWFAAELLPALRVRVQEVLDGAG, encoded by the coding sequence ATGGCGCGCGCCGGACGGCCCGAGAACGTGACCCCCGCGCACGGGGCCGGAGGCGAACCGGCGCTGGCCGATCGGATCCGGGCCTGCCGGATCTGCAGTGACCGGTTTGCCGCCACCGCGACGGCCCATGCGCCGCGCCCGGTGGTCTGGTTCCGTCCAGGCGCGCGGCTATTGATCGCGGGGCAGGCGCCCGGTGCGCGGGTCCATGCATCGGGGCGCCCCTTTACCGATCCCTCCGGTGACCGGCTGCGCGACTGGCTGGGGATCGGCGAGGACGTGTTCTATGACCTCTCGCGCGTGGCGGTGGTGCCGATGGCGTTCTGTTTCCCGGGCTACGACGATCGCAAGGCCGACCTGCCGCCGCCGCCGGTCTGCGCGCGGACCTGGCACGGGCAGGTGATGGCGGAGCTGGGCGAGGCGCCGCTGGTGGTGCTGGTGGGCGGTCATGCCCATCGCTGGCACCTGGGGACACGCGCGGGCGTGACCGAAACCGTGGCGGGCTGGCGCGCCCATGCGCCGTGGGTGTTCCCCTTGCCTCATCCGTCCTGGCGCAATACGGCATGGCTGAAACGCAATCCGTGGTTCGCGGCCGAGCTGTTGCCGGCCCTGCGCGTGCGGGTGCAGGAGGTTCTGGATGGTGCAGGATGA
- a CDS encoding SseB family protein yields the protein MQDETPLDAAHAAMVADEADDTARLRFYDRLADAELFLLLTGEPDGDDITPELFDTGEGRFALGFDRAERLAEFTGRPAPYAALSGRVLAGLLAGQGIGLALNPEVAPSSMLLPAAALGWLRDTLDQGPGTVEAWIAAFTPPAGLPPALLAALDAKLATAAGLARAAWLVGVEYAGGGRGHLLGFVDAVEGAQTALAGAVSEALVFSGLEAGMLDVGFFAADDPAAARMAGPGLRFDLPEPEPPARPSTPGSDPDRPPILR from the coding sequence GTGCAGGATGAGACCCCGCTGGACGCGGCCCACGCGGCGATGGTGGCGGACGAGGCCGACGATACCGCGCGGCTGCGGTTCTACGACCGGCTGGCCGATGCCGAGCTGTTCCTGCTGCTGACGGGGGAACCGGATGGCGATGACATCACGCCCGAACTGTTCGATACCGGCGAGGGCCGGTTCGCGCTGGGTTTCGACCGGGCCGAACGGCTGGCCGAGTTCACCGGCCGGCCCGCGCCCTACGCGGCGCTGTCGGGCCGGGTGCTGGCCGGGTTGCTGGCCGGGCAGGGGATCGGGCTGGCGCTGAATCCCGAGGTGGCGCCATCGTCGATGCTGTTGCCCGCCGCGGCGCTGGGCTGGCTGCGCGACACGCTCGACCAGGGTCCGGGCACGGTAGAGGCGTGGATAGCCGCCTTCACACCGCCGGCGGGCCTGCCCCCCGCGCTGCTTGCCGCGCTTGATGCCAAGCTGGCCACCGCCGCCGGACTGGCGCGGGCGGCCTGGTTGGTCGGGGTCGAATATGCCGGCGGCGGTCGCGGTCACCTGCTGGGCTTTGTCGATGCGGTCGAAGGCGCCCAGACGGCCCTGGCCGGGGCGGTGTCCGAGGCGCTGGTGTTTTCCGGGCTCGAGGCCGGGATGCTCGATGTGGGGTTCTTTGCCGCCGACGATCCCGCCGCCGCGCGCATGGCCGGGCCGGGGCTGCGCTTCGATCTTCCCGAACCCGAACCGCCCGCCCGGCCCTCGACCCCCGGATCGGACCCGGACCGCCCGCCCATCCTGCGCTGA
- the yghU gene encoding glutathione-dependent disulfide-bond oxidoreductase, producing MKDADKHSNDPAPYQPPAVWTWDSESGGRFASINRPVAGPTHDRVLPVGKHPMQLYSLATPNGVKATVMLEELLALGHAGAEYDAWLINIGEGDQFGSGFVEANPNSKIPALWDRSGDEPVRVFESASILFHLAEKFGALLPATGPDRTEVMNWVFWQMGSAPYLGGGFGHFYAYAPEKWEYPINRFAMEAKRQLDVLDRQLADREFIAGDAYSIADIAIWPWYGQLALGRLYEAGEFLDVESYANVQRWARAVDARPAVLRGRMVNRTFGNPELQLHERHDAGDFDTNTQDKLAPEGDAAD from the coding sequence ATGAAAGACGCCGACAAGCATTCCAACGACCCCGCCCCGTATCAGCCGCCCGCGGTCTGGACCTGGGACAGCGAAAGCGGCGGGCGATTTGCCAGCATCAACCGCCCGGTCGCCGGCCCGACCCATGACCGGGTCCTGCCGGTGGGCAAACATCCGATGCAGCTCTATTCGCTGGCCACGCCCAATGGCGTGAAGGCCACGGTGATGCTCGAAGAGCTGCTGGCGCTTGGCCATGCGGGCGCGGAATACGATGCCTGGCTGATCAATATCGGCGAGGGCGACCAGTTCGGCAGCGGGTTCGTCGAGGCCAACCCGAATTCCAAGATCCCGGCCCTGTGGGACCGGTCCGGCGATGAACCGGTGCGGGTATTCGAAAGCGCGTCGATCCTGTTCCACCTGGCCGAGAAGTTCGGGGCGTTGCTGCCCGCCACCGGCCCGGACCGGACCGAGGTGATGAACTGGGTGTTCTGGCAGATGGGCAGCGCGCCCTACCTGGGCGGCGGCTTTGGCCATTTCTATGCCTATGCGCCGGAGAAATGGGAATATCCGATCAACCGCTTCGCGATGGAGGCCAAACGCCAGCTCGACGTGCTGGACCGGCAACTGGCCGATCGCGAATTCATCGCCGGCGACGCGTATTCCATCGCCGATATCGCGATCTGGCCGTGGTATGGGCAACTGGCGCTGGGACGGCTCTACGAGGCGGGCGAGTTCCTGGATGTCGAAAGCTATGCCAACGTGCAGCGCTGGGCCCGGGCGGTCGACGCGCGCCCGGCGGTGCTGCGTGGACGGATGGTGAACCGCACCTTCGGCAACCCCGAATTGCAGCTTCACGAACGCCACGACGCGGGGGATTTCGACACCAACACCCAGGACAAGCTGGCGCCAGAGGGCGACGCGGCGGACTGA
- a CDS encoding YHS domain-containing (seleno)protein, whose amino-acid sequence MTRFALAIAAAATAFTVLNSLPARAGDQYVDSTGFAVSGHDVVAYFDLEQAPVGQAQPAAVPGRADITAEWNGATFAFASEANRDRFVASPGQYAPQYDGHCAYGVSKGGKVPGNPNLWRIVDGKLFLNITETVVGFWEEDIPGNISTAEGNWPGIEAAPASENPIPNYSSDAPVAD is encoded by the coding sequence ATGACCCGTTTCGCACTTGCCATCGCCGCCGCCGCCACGGCGTTCACCGTGTTGAACAGCCTGCCCGCCCGGGCCGGGGATCAATATGTCGACAGCACCGGCTTTGCCGTGTCCGGCCATGACGTGGTCGCCTATTTCGACCTCGAACAGGCGCCGGTCGGACAGGCCCAGCCCGCCGCCGTGCCGGGGCGCGCCGACATCACCGCCGAATGGAACGGGGCCACCTTCGCCTTTGCCAGCGAAGCCAACCGTGACAGGTTTGTCGCCAGTCCCGGGCAGTACGCCCCGCAATATGACGGCCATTGTGCCTATGGCGTGTCCAAGGGCGGCAAGGTGCCCGGCAACCCGAACCTGTGGCGCATCGTCGATGGCAAGCTGTTCCTGAACATCACCGAGACCGTGGTCGGGTTCTGGGAAGAGGACATTCCCGGCAACATCTCGACCGCCGAAGGCAATTGGCCGGGGATCGAAGCCGCGCCGGCCTCGGAAAACCCGATCCCGAACTACAGTTCGGACGCACCGGTTGCCGACTGA
- a CDS encoding GcrA family cell cycle regulator — protein MSWTEERVDLLKKLWGEGQSASQIAKELGGVTRNAVIGKVHRLGLSNRQSGGAAAAAKPAEPKAAPKAEAAPKPAPKTEPARPAAQPAPADAKPAMPARRQIIPAGQPLPPQPSANEISPEALAKVNEVEKKAKKLGLMELTERTCKWPVGDPATEDFWFCGLPVQVGKPYCEAHVGVAFQPMSARRDRRR, from the coding sequence ATGTCCTGGACCGAAGAGCGCGTCGATCTGCTCAAGAAACTGTGGGGCGAAGGCCAGTCGGCCAGCCAGATCGCAAAGGAACTGGGCGGCGTGACCCGCAACGCGGTGATCGGCAAGGTACATCGGCTGGGCCTGTCCAACCGCCAGAGCGGCGGCGCCGCCGCCGCCGCCAAACCCGCCGAGCCGAAAGCCGCGCCCAAGGCCGAGGCCGCGCCGAAGCCCGCGCCCAAGACCGAACCGGCCCGTCCCGCCGCGCAGCCGGCACCGGCCGATGCGAAACCCGCGATGCCCGCGCGCCGGCAGATCATCCCGGCGGGCCAGCCGCTGCCGCCGCAGCCATCGGCCAATGAAATCAGCCCCGAAGCGCTGGCCAAGGTCAACGAGGTCGAGAAGAAGGCCAAGAAGCTGGGCCTGATGGAACTGACCGAACGCACCTGCAAATGGCCGGTGGGCGACCCGGCGACCGAGGATTTCTGGTTCTGCGGCCTGCCGGTGCAGGTCGGCAAACCCTATTGCGAGGCCCATGTCGGCGTGGCCTTCCAGCCGATGAGCGCCCGCCGCGACCGCCGCCGCTGA
- a CDS encoding DMT family transporter, with protein MFTPRTPNPAIAALMVTAATAFIAGTTLLAKAIGTGALGTPLNPLQISQGRFLFAFVLVAGATGILRPALGNIRWRMHLARTAFGWAGVTLMFASVAFIPMADATAISFLNPVFAMMLAIPLLGEKVGPVRWAAAAIAMSGALILLRPTPESFQPAAMLALCAAAAMGMELIFIKKLSGREPVLQILLINNGIGLCIATAAVLPVWQPPTPAQWAALAGIGALMAAAQVLYVNALARADASFVAPFSYAALIFAALYDLAVFGAVPDAVSAAGAAVILAGALLLAWREARARTPIPPGSGQDQRREAL; from the coding sequence ATGTTCACGCCCCGGACCCCCAATCCCGCCATCGCCGCGCTGATGGTGACGGCTGCCACCGCGTTCATCGCGGGCACCACGTTGCTGGCCAAGGCGATCGGCACCGGCGCGCTGGGCACGCCGCTGAACCCGCTGCAGATTTCGCAGGGGCGGTTCCTGTTCGCCTTCGTCCTGGTGGCCGGAGCGACCGGGATCCTGCGCCCGGCGCTGGGCAACATCCGCTGGCGGATGCACCTGGCGCGCACCGCATTCGGCTGGGCCGGGGTGACGCTGATGTTCGCCTCGGTCGCGTTCATCCCGATGGCCGACGCCACCGCGATCAGCTTTCTCAACCCGGTCTTCGCGATGATGCTGGCGATCCCGCTGCTGGGAGAAAAGGTGGGGCCGGTGCGCTGGGCCGCCGCCGCGATCGCGATGAGCGGCGCGCTGATCCTGCTGCGCCCGACCCCCGAGAGCTTTCAGCCCGCGGCGATGCTCGCGCTTTGCGCGGCCGCGGCGATGGGGATGGAGCTGATTTTCATCAAGAAACTGTCCGGGCGCGAACCGGTGCTGCAGATCCTGCTGATCAACAACGGCATCGGGCTGTGCATCGCCACGGCGGCGGTGCTGCCGGTCTGGCAGCCGCCGACACCGGCGCAATGGGCGGCCCTGGCGGGGATCGGCGCGTTGATGGCGGCGGCGCAGGTGCTCTATGTCAATGCCTTGGCGCGGGCCGATGCCAGTTTCGTGGCACCGTTCAGCTATGCCGCGCTGATCTTTGCCGCGCTTTACGATCTCGCCGTGTTCGGTGCGGTGCCCGACGCGGTATCGGCGGCCGGGGCCGCGGTGATCCTGGCCGGTGCGCTGCTGCTGGCCTGGCGCGAGGCGCGGGCGCGGACACCGATCCCGCCCGGTTCCGGGCAGGATCAGCGCCGCGAAGCCTTGTAA
- a CDS encoding aspartate aminotransferase family protein, producing the protein MIPSILPTYNRAPLEFVSGAGAWLTEADGRRFLDLGAGIAVNALGHAHPALVEALTAQAQALWHVSNLYGIVQQQALADRLVAATFADTVFFTNSGTEACELAVKMARRHFHDFGQPDRVGIIAFEGSFHGRSSAGIAASGSEKMTKGFGPLLPGFTQLPFCDIDAVRAAITDTTAAILVEPVQGEGGIRPVPDADLRALRALCDDHGLLLILDEVQCGMGRTGRLFAHEWAGIAPDIMMVAKGIGGGFPLGAVLATEAAASAMTAGTHGSTYGGNPLGCAVGCAVMDIVSDPDFLADVNRKAGLLRQKLEGLAAAHPDVFEEVRGVGLMLGLKCRAANADVVAAGHAEQVLTVPAADNVIRLLPPLTITEDEIAEAVDRLDRAAARVTAA; encoded by the coding sequence ATGATCCCGTCCATCCTGCCGACCTACAACCGTGCGCCGCTCGAATTCGTCAGCGGCGCGGGCGCCTGGCTGACCGAGGCGGATGGCCGACGTTTCCTGGATCTCGGCGCCGGTATCGCGGTCAATGCGCTCGGCCACGCCCACCCGGCGCTGGTCGAGGCCCTGACAGCACAGGCGCAGGCGCTGTGGCATGTCTCCAACCTCTACGGCATCGTCCAGCAGCAGGCGCTGGCCGACCGGCTGGTGGCGGCCACCTTCGCCGACACCGTGTTCTTCACCAATTCGGGCACCGAGGCCTGCGAACTGGCGGTCAAGATGGCGCGCAGGCATTTCCACGACTTCGGCCAGCCGGACCGGGTCGGGATCATCGCCTTCGAGGGGTCGTTCCACGGCCGGTCCTCGGCGGGCATCGCCGCCTCCGGGTCCGAGAAGATGACCAAGGGATTTGGCCCGCTGCTGCCCGGTTTCACGCAGCTGCCATTCTGCGATATCGACGCCGTGCGCGCCGCGATCACCGATACCACCGCCGCGATCCTGGTCGAACCGGTGCAGGGCGAAGGCGGCATCCGCCCGGTGCCCGATGCCGACCTGCGGGCGCTGCGCGCGCTCTGCGACGACCACGGCCTGCTGCTGATCCTCGACGAGGTGCAATGCGGCATGGGCCGCACCGGCCGGCTCTTTGCCCATGAATGGGCCGGGATCGCGCCCGACATCATGATGGTGGCCAAGGGTATCGGCGGCGGTTTCCCGCTCGGCGCGGTGCTGGCGACCGAGGCTGCGGCCTCGGCCATGACCGCGGGCACGCACGGGTCCACCTATGGCGGCAACCCGCTGGGCTGCGCGGTGGGCTGCGCGGTGATGGACATCGTCTCCGACCCGGATTTCCTGGCGGATGTGAACCGCAAGGCGGGGCTTTTGCGCCAGAAGCTCGAAGGGCTCGCGGCCGCCCATCCCGATGTGTTCGAAGAGGTGCGCGGCGTGGGCCTGATGCTGGGCCTGAAATGCCGGGCCGCCAATGCCGATGTGGTCGCGGCGGGCCATGCCGAACAGGTCCTGACCGTTCCGGCCGCCGACAACGTGATACGCCTGCTGCCGCCGCTGACCATCACCGAGGACGAAATCGCGGAGGCGGTCGACCGGCTCGACCGCGCCGCGGCGCGGGTGACCGCCGCGTGA